TGGCCGTCTTGGCGTGGCGTTGACAAACGCGCAGGGCGGCATTGCTCTGGCTCACCGTGGTGATGAACGCTTTGCGATGTGTTCTACGTTCAAGGCACCGCTTGCATTTGCCCTGTTTGACGCTGCTGACAAGGGGCAGGTTGACATGAAGAAAAGCTTCGCGGTGACGGAGGGGGATCTGGTTCCTTATGCGCCGTTTGTCGAACAACAGTTAGCGGCAAAGAAAATGGTGACGCTGGAACAATTAGCCAAAGCGACGGTCAAATCGAGTGATAACGCTGCGGCAAATCTGATCTTAAAAGCCATTGGCGGCCCGGAAGCCTTTACGGATTTTGTCCGTCGCCGTGGGGATACGATCACCCGTCTGGATCGCATTGAACCGTTTCTGAATGAAAACAAGGTTGGCGATCCACGCGATACGACCAGTCCGATAGCCTTTGCGCAGCTAATGCATGGTTTGATGAGTGGAAAGTCACGAGCGCCAAACTGGGCCATAGTGTATGACGCAATGGCATCGAGCAAAACCGGCCTTGGTCGTATCCGCCTGGGTCTTCCCTATGGCTGGCCGGTAGGCAATAAGACGGGAACAGCGGGAGATGGTCTGGCCTACAATGATGTCGCGATATTTTGGCCATCATTTGCGGGTTATGAAGGCGATCAGCCGCGATCTTTGGCGGTTTATACGGACCGCCCGACTGCGTCGGCTGCTGTTGTGGAACGTACGATTGCCGACGTTGCGAAAATTGCGGCCTGGGTAGCACCGCGCCGGAATTGACCATAAACGCAAAACTGACTTGAAACCGCTGGCAAAGCTCGCCATATGCGCAGCGGGAGTCGGGTGGACGTAGTGTTCGCCAACCCGGTCAGATCCGGAAGGAAGCAGCCGTAACGATTTTTCTACGGGTCGCCCGGCTCCTACTCACAAAATATGCACAGGCTTTTATCGATCACCATGGTTTAGCCTTCGACAAGCTGGCGGCGAGCGCCTAAACTCATCTCATGTCCGATTCACCCGACATATTTGCCGCTGGCGGCGTCGAAGCGCCACTTGATCCTGCGCCTGCTGCTGCGCAGCCTTACCGCGTGCTTGCGCGCAAATATCGGCCATCCAGCTTTGCCGAGCTGATCGGGCAGGATGCCATGGTGCAAACGCTCGGGAACGCGATCAAGCGCGATCGTCTGGCTCATGCGTTTCTGATGACCGGCGTGCGCGGGGTCGGCAAGACATCCACGGCCCGTTTGATTGCCAAAGCGCTGAATTGCATTGGTGAAGACGGGCAGGGCGGACCGACCATTGATCCTTGCGGGAAATGCGAACCATGCCGCTCTATCGCTGAGGGCAGCTTCATCGACGTTATCGAAATGGATGCCGCGAGTCATACCGGTGTCGATGATGTCCGCGAGATTATTGAGGCTGTGCGCTATTCCTCGGTTTCTGCACGTTACAAGATATATATTATCGACGAAGTCCACATGCTGTCGAAAAACGCCTTCAATGCGCTTTTGAAAACGCTGGAAGAGCCGCCGGCCCATGTGAAATTCATCTTTGCGACGACGGAAGTGAATAAAGTACCAATTACGGTGCTTTCCCGGTGTCAGCGCTTTGATCTGAAGCGTATTACACCCGATTTGTTGGTTCAAAACTTCCGAATGATCTGTGAGAAGGAAGGAGTAGAGGCAGACGATGATGCGCTGAACCTCATCGCTC
This DNA window, taken from Parasphingorhabdus litoris DSM 22379, encodes the following:
- the bla gene encoding class A beta-lactamase codes for the protein MINRRNFVTGSSLLTVTAASPNALSAQEPAVLKYQDAAAKRELTKLEKRIGGRLGVALTNAQGGIALAHRGDERFAMCSTFKAPLAFALFDAADKGQVDMKKSFAVTEGDLVPYAPFVEQQLAAKKMVTLEQLAKATVKSSDNAAANLILKAIGGPEAFTDFVRRRGDTITRLDRIEPFLNENKVGDPRDTTSPIAFAQLMHGLMSGKSRAPNWAIVYDAMASSKTGLGRIRLGLPYGWPVGNKTGTAGDGLAYNDVAIFWPSFAGYEGDQPRSLAVYTDRPTASAAVVERTIADVAKIAAWVAPRRN